A genomic stretch from Asterias rubens chromosome 19, eAstRub1.3, whole genome shotgun sequence includes:
- the LOC117303320 gene encoding uncharacterized protein LOC117303320 translates to MVNSTRLKDKLLAEIPELETYRKGRDVLLAFHKDVGSILSQASDFNEAILLAKAATILRRQMLDHKSKFDGTFHETCIEESMPPTLLQFVAMIEYGADIKSQLRFGASKTDLAMAQLLQYNCYARYITGTQRIGKHLFQF, encoded by the coding sequence ATGGTCAACTCCACCAGGCTAAAGGACAAGTTGCTGGCTGAAATACCCGAACTAGAGACCTACAGAAAGGGGAGGGATGTCCTACTTGCTTTTCATAAAGACGTTGGCTCCATTTTGTCACAAGCGTCCGACTTCAATGAAGCCATTCTCCTAGCCAAAGCAGCCACGATTCTGCGTAGACAGATGCTGGACCACAAGTCAAAGTTTGACGGAACCTTCCATGAAACTTGTATAGAAGAGTCTATGCCTCCTACTCTACTTCAGTTTGTGGCCATGATTGAATATGGGGCTGACATCAAATCTCAACTCAGGTTTGGTGCATCAAAGACAGACCTTGCAATGGCACAGCTCCTTCAGTACAACTGTTATGCGAGATATATCACAGGCACTCAAAGGATCGGGAAACACCTTTTCCAGTTTTAA
- the LOC117302944 gene encoding uncharacterized protein LOC117302944, which yields MPLDTEEAVAELQDELKSIKSALLQEKEKQAELEAAKAALQGQSVLVTSSTAGQKPIYVAAGRRLDRFRDKPAKPADPTILEWVSDVRGQLAARQLTGDNAAAFIIDHLAGRARQEILGRGDDVKNDPEEIFRILLKVFGEGNTLPQLQQKFFSYHQGQSEDLLSCSLELVELFNSSARLDTSFDAVRTKTLKGRLAEAVRDEGLKRELRRLIIDSPDLTFFEARDRAIEWLGNCQEKPQRNVNVQEVKAADDAGVLKSLLIKQGEQLQKQQKRIDTLLQAMTQQPAQRWSQGPRRCFNCGSAGHLKRGCPHVPSSSAGMYSPSGGGPSHAPNFGNIQPHQVAPRQFTPQQSTQPQFGSQHPASKPPPPTPRQPLN from the coding sequence ATGCCTCTGGATACAGAAGAAGCAGTGGCTGAGCTCCAAGACGAACTAAAGTCTATAAAGTCGGCTCTGCTCCAGGAGAAAGAAAAGCAAGCAGAGTTGGAGGCAGCAAAGGCTGCCCTCCAAGGTCAAAGTGTGCTGGTCACCTCTTCCACTGCAGGCCAGAAGCCGATCTATGTTGCAGCAGGGAGGCGGCTTGATAGGTTTCGTGACAAACCTGCGAAACCAGCTGACCCTACTATCTTGGAATGGGTCAGCGACGTCCGGGGACAGCTGGCAGCAAGGCAGCTGACTGGAGACAACGCTGCTGCTTTCATCATAGACCATCTTGCTGGCAGAGCCAGGCAGGAGATCCTTGGAAGAGGGGATGACGTAAAAAACGACCCGGAGGAGATCTTCCGGATCCTGCTGAAGGTGTTTGGAGAGGGCAATACACTACCTCAGCTCCAGCAGAAGTTCTTTTCGTATCACCAAGGCCAGTCAGAAGATCTCCTGAGCTGTTCTCTGGAACTGGTGGAATTATTTAATTCCAGTGCCCGCCTAGACACGTCGTTTGATGCTGTGCGAACGAAGACCTTGAAGGGAAGGCTGGCGGAAGCCGTTCGAGATGAGGGTCTCAAAAGGGAGTTGAGGCGACTGATCATTGACTCCCCAGATCTTACCTTCTTCGAGGCCAGAGACAGAGCAATCGAGTGGCTGGGAAACTGCCAAGAAAAGCCCCAGCGCAATGTCAATGTGCAAGAGGTGAAGGCGGCTGATGACGCAGGAGTCCTAAAATCCCTCCTCATAAAGCAGGGAGAGCAGCTACAGAAACAGCAGAAACGGATAGATACGCTTCTCCAAGCTATGACGCAACAACCAGCTCAACGCTGGAGCCAGGGCCCGAGGCGCTGTTTCAATTGTGGTTCAGCAGGCCACCTGAAGCGGGGCTGCCCCCATGTTCCCTCATCTTCAGCTGGCATGTACTCTCCTTCAGGTGGAGGACCAAGCCATGCCCCCAACTTTGGCAACATCCAGCCGCACCAAGTTGCCCCACGGCAGTTTACCCCCCAGCAGTCTACACAGCCACAGTTTGGTTCCCAGCATCCAGCTTCCAAACCACCACCACCCACCCCCCGACAACCGTTAAACTAG